Below is a window of Anaerobacillus alkaliphilus DNA.
AAGGGGTGTTATGATGACAGATAAGAAAACAATCGCAGGAACAGATATTGAAGAAGTGAAACGGCTCAATTCCAAGTCCGGTCTTTCTTATAACGAGGCTAAGCTGCTTTTAGCAAAGCAGAAGGGGTTTGTAAAGGGAAAAAGGTAGTAAATGGGTACGGAGAAAAACTAACAGGCGCATAGACTCTATGGTCTATGCGCCTGTCTTGTCTTATAAGAATCACTCAATCTACGTCAGAACTATCATCATAGTCGTATCGGAAACCATCTGTTTGCGCAGAAGTTTCCTCTACGTTTTGCTGTTCTGTTGTTTGTATTGATTTTTGCTTAGTTTTTGGTACTTCGTTATGATCTTTTTGCTTCATTTATACAACCTCCAGACAAATATGCTAACCTTTCCTAGCATTTGTCAAAGAGTCCAGATGTATTCAAAAATCAAATTTTCAAAAAAAGAGGAGCATATGCATAAACAGCGGGTGTTCCACCAGAATGAACAAACAAAACGTTATCATTTGAATTAAAAAAGTGTTTTCTAGATAGGTCAATGAGACCTGCCATCGTTTTCCCTGTATAAACAGGGTCTAGCAAAACCGCTTCCGTACTTGCCACAAGTTTTACCGCCTCAACCATTCCCTCTGTTGGTAATGCGTAACCAGGACCGACATACTCATCAAAACAAGTAATCATTTCGCGTTTGAGGCTTTTTTCAACTCCAAGATGTGTTGTTGTTTCCTTTGTTAACTGATAAACCTTACCTTCTTGTTCGAGTTTGTTCCTGCTTACATTTATTCCAATTACCTTAGTGTCGTAATCTAAGCCAAGAAACCCAGCAACTAATCCTGCATGCATGCCACCACTACCACTTGCACACACGACATAATCAAAACGTACTCCCTGTTCTCTTCCCTGTTGAACTATTTCTTCAGCACAGGCAGCGTAGCCAGTTGCTCCGGTCACATTAGATCCACCAATTGGAATGACATAAGGGGTCCGCCCCATTTCTTTTACTTGTTCGGCAAGTTCCCTCATTTTTTCATAGACATCTGTTCCATTTGGAACAATTACCATTGACTCTGTTCCTAATAATTGATAAAGGAGAAAGTTTCCATTCGAATCTGTATGAAACTGTGATACTTCATTTTCCTCTAGTACTAACATACACTTCATATTTTCCTTAACACATGCCGCTAACGTTAACCTACAGTGGTTTGACTGAATACCTCCAGCTGTGATGACTGTGTCAGCACCTTGCTTTTCGGCGTCTGCAATAAGAAACTCTAACTTCCTCGTTTTATTTCCGCCTTCTGTTAAGCCGAGTAGGTCATCTCTTTTTAGATAGACATTTGGACCTCCTATGGCCTGAGAAAAACGTGACGCTTTTTCTAGCGGTGTTTGAAATTGGGTATATTGATTCCTTGGAAAATGTTTAAAATTCAAATGAATTCTCCTTTCAATTACCATTTTTCACTTCAAAATACTCACTTAAGATTTTAGCAAGAACATCTAATGGTGTTGTTTCAACTTGGCCATAGACTTTTTCAGTGAATAAATGAGTCGCGTTTGGCAACTCTCGTTTTAGCTGCTTCCTAAGCTTTTCACCAGATTCATCGGCATCGACCAGTATATATACATCAAGTTCTTCAACAGGTAAGATTAACTGTTCTAGCTTTTCTTCACTTAACGTACCATACGTACATATGATGTTCACTTGTTCAGCAAGGACTTGCTTCACTTTCTTGCGATCACTCGTTCCCTCAACAATAATTACCTTGTCTACCATACCATTTCACCCTTTGGTACTTAGAAATATAATTCTATAGTACCATTAATCCTAACAATTGGAAAATTGCCTTAATGAGTAAAAATTAAATAGCTAGATACAAAGTAAACGGCTACGAGTACAGCCGAAGGTAGCCAATAAGCGGTTTGAAATCTTGGCAACTTAAAGCGAACTAACGAATAAAGAACAATAATACTTAATACAAACGTCGCGATAGCTGTAATTTCATGTACAGAGGAAACAGCACCAATAATTGTTGCTGGACCGTAAAATACATCAGCACCTATTAATATTAAAATATTAAATAAATTACTTCCAAGGACTGATCCAATTGCTAGATTATAATTTCGTAGTTTAATAGCAATTAGCACAGAAACTGCCTCGGGTAACGATGTACTCGCAGCAATTAAAAAACTTCCTACAAAACTAGAACCTAAACCAGTAATTACTGCTATTTTATCCCCAGTAATAGATAACGCACTACCTGTAATTAAGATGACCACAGCCGCTATTCCAAAGCCAGTAATGGCTTTTTTTAATGAAACAGTAGTTTCTGGCAATTCTTTTTCTTCAGCTACTTCCATTTCTGTGCTGGACGCTTTTTTAGATAGTAAGTACATACCACCAACATAAACAGCTAACAAAATCAACGAATCTAGCCCAATTCCTAAAATAGTATATGGTAACTTTAAAGTTAGCGCGACAAATACAAGAAATGTCAACAGCATTCCTAGGTAAACTGTATAAACGTTACTTTCTGATGCACCTTTAAAAATTTGTTTTTTTCGGAAGTAAAGGTCAAAGCTAGCTATAATTAATAAGTTAAATAGATTACTTCCCAATACATTTCCCACTGCTAAATCGGGATTGTTAATACCAATCGCTGTCAAACTTGTTGTCACCTCAGGTAACGATGTAGCCCCCGCTAGAAATATGGTTCCGATCAGTAAGCCCCCTAATGACGTACGCTCACTAAGTACATCTGCATAGGTTGAGAGCTTCACCGCTGCGATTACTGTGATTGTTG
It encodes the following:
- a CDS encoding sodium:calcium antiporter gives rise to the protein MVFVLFILAATITVIAAVKLSTYADVLSERTSLGGLLIGTIFLAGATSLPEVTTSLTAIGINNPDLAVGNVLGSNLFNLLIIASFDLYFRKKQIFKGASESNVYTVYLGMLLTFLVFVALTLKLPYTILGIGLDSLILLAVYVGGMYLLSKKASSTEMEVAEEKELPETTVSLKKAITGFGIAAVVILITGSALSITGDKIAVITGLGSSFVGSFLIAASTSLPEAVSVLIAIKLRNYNLAIGSVLGSNLFNILILIGADVFYGPATIIGAVSSVHEITAIATFVLSIIVLYSLVRFKLPRFQTAYWLPSAVLVAVYFVSSYLIFTH
- a CDS encoding D-cysteine desulfhydrase codes for the protein MNFKHFPRNQYTQFQTPLEKASRFSQAIGGPNVYLKRDDLLGLTEGGNKTRKLEFLIADAEKQGADTVITAGGIQSNHCRLTLAACVKENMKCMLVLEENEVSQFHTDSNGNFLLYQLLGTESMVIVPNGTDVYEKMRELAEQVKEMGRTPYVIPIGGSNVTGATGYAACAEEIVQQGREQGVRFDYVVCASGSGGMHAGLVAGFLGLDYDTKVIGINVSRNKLEQEGKVYQLTKETTTHLGVEKSLKREMITCFDEYVGPGYALPTEGMVEAVKLVASTEAVLLDPVYTGKTMAGLIDLSRKHFFNSNDNVLFVHSGGTPAVYAYAPLFLKI
- a CDS encoding toprim domain-containing protein, with translation MVDKVIIVEGTSDRKKVKQVLAEQVNIICTYGTLSEEKLEQLILPVEELDVYILVDADESGEKLRKQLKRELPNATHLFTEKVYGQVETTPLDVLAKILSEYFEVKNGN